A genomic segment from Streptomyces sp. NBC_01233 encodes:
- a CDS encoding LysR family transcriptional regulator ArgP, translating to MEELPLDQVRTLLAVVDEGTFDAAAAALHVTPSAVSQRVKALEQRTGRVLLMRTKPVRATESGEVVVRFARQLARLERDARAELGMADGTGPVRLPIAVNADSLATWFLPVLARVPQDPPVCIELHREDESHTTALLREGQVMAAVTSSPDPVAGCSVRLLGLARYLPTASPRFAARYLTGAPERDLREAPTIVFDRKDDLQDAFVRSLTGDAAAGAGTVRHHIPTSEGFRDAVVAGLGWGLVPEQQARPLVRTGELVLLEPLRPMDVPLYWQQWKLDSPALSTVAEVVAAAAGEALRSPSHRGL from the coding sequence ATGGAAGAGCTTCCTCTGGACCAGGTGCGCACCCTGCTCGCGGTGGTGGACGAGGGCACCTTCGACGCGGCGGCCGCCGCCCTGCACGTGACCCCCTCCGCGGTCAGCCAGCGGGTCAAGGCGCTGGAGCAGCGGACCGGGCGGGTGCTGCTGATGCGGACGAAACCGGTGCGGGCGACGGAATCGGGGGAGGTGGTGGTCCGCTTCGCCCGGCAGCTGGCCCGGCTGGAGCGGGACGCGCGGGCCGAGCTGGGCATGGCCGACGGGACCGGCCCGGTGAGGCTGCCGATCGCGGTGAACGCGGACTCCCTCGCCACCTGGTTCCTGCCGGTTCTGGCCCGTGTGCCGCAGGATCCGCCGGTCTGCATCGAACTGCACCGCGAGGACGAGTCGCACACGACGGCGCTGCTGCGGGAGGGGCAGGTCATGGCGGCGGTGACCTCCTCGCCGGACCCGGTCGCGGGGTGCAGCGTACGGCTGCTGGGCCTGGCACGGTACCTGCCGACGGCGAGCCCCCGGTTCGCGGCCCGGTACCTGACGGGGGCGCCGGAGCGCGATCTGCGGGAGGCGCCGACGATCGTGTTCGACCGCAAGGACGACCTCCAGGACGCCTTCGTCCGGTCCCTGACGGGGGACGCGGCGGCCGGGGCGGGAACGGTGCGGCACCACATTCCGACCTCGGAGGGGTTCCGCGACGCGGTGGTCGCGGGACTGGGGTGGGGGCTGGTGCCGGAGCAGCAGGCGCGGCCGCTGGTGCGGACGGGGGAACTGGTGCTCCTGGAGCCCCTGCGGCCGATGGACGTGCCGCTGTACTGGCAGCAGTGGAAGCTCGACTCGCCGGCCCTGTCGACGGTGGCGGAGGTGGTCGCGGCGGCGGCCGGGGAGGCCCTGCGCAGCCCCTCGCACCGGGGGCTCTAA
- a CDS encoding TOBE domain-containing protein, with product MESYTIGQAARLLGVSVDTARRWADAERFPTRREGTRRMVDGPDLAAFCVEAAQEAGDGEEAPYTSARNAFPGIVTGVKLGTVDAQVEIQAGPHRIVSLLTREAVEELGLEVGARATARVKATSVFIDRT from the coding sequence ATGGAGTCCTACACGATCGGACAGGCTGCCCGGCTGCTCGGCGTCAGTGTCGACACGGCCCGTCGCTGGGCGGACGCGGAACGGTTCCCCACCCGCCGGGAGGGCACACGGCGGATGGTGGACGGTCCGGACCTGGCCGCCTTCTGCGTCGAGGCCGCGCAGGAGGCCGGCGACGGCGAGGAGGCCCCGTACACCTCGGCCCGCAACGCCTTCCCGGGGATCGTCACAGGCGTGAAGCTGGGCACGGTCGACGCGCAGGTGGAGATCCAGGCCGGGCCGCACCGCATCGTCTCGCTGCTGACGCGGGAGGCGGTGGAGGAGCTAGGGCTGGAGGTGGGGGCTCGGGCCACGGCGCGGGTGAAGGCGACGAGCGTGTTCATCGACCGGACCTGA